GTAAGCACAATAGTTATAAACATTACATATATTATTCATGGGTTAGCAGCTTGTGGAGGGCAGACAGAAGAGGTAACTCAGATCCGATCAGAAGTGTTGTCGATTGTAATTTATGTACGCAGATGTGTATCTTCTGAGATGTCTGCCATTTTTGCATGAGTGCATGACTCTGTGATGAATGTGCTGAGTTGTTTCTATTTCAGACAATCTTTGCACATGTGCTCGtattactgtgtttttaacTGCCATGTCTGGTTTGATGCACCAGTTCCCTTAATCCAAGTTTCTCCCACATGGGCACAATTGAGCAACTTTTAACTTAATTAACATCAGTGATCATCAGTCCGCAAACCAAGAtgttacattttctgacattagGACAAAAGAAGCAGCAGATTCTCACATTTGAAAAGCCAAAACCATCAAATGCTTGCTTGAAAAATCACAAGGATTATCAATCGTCAAAATATTTAGGCTACCACAAAATTTTCGGACAATCTCCTTATCTATTAATCATTGCACTGCAGTAACTGATTGTCATGAGGAGCAATAAAACATCCTCTTATCCCCTGACCTCTTTTTAGATCATCTACAGTGTTTCATATATTTGTTGTTATGAAAGCATTTGGACCATGAGTTACAACTGGAAGCAGTGAACTGTGAACTTCACTCCCTCTGACTGTAAATCTGACAATACTCTGACAACACGATAAGCAAATCGCAGAGGTTGCAATTAATTTTGCTGCGGTATGCACATCTGACCCACATTTAAACACGTGTGTAAATGACTTTACAAATTCATGCCCTCTTCCTAGTGTGACAGTCATGCTCGCCAATCAGACGTGGCCCAGGGCGACTGCGTATACATCAACCAACAACACGTGAAAACCAAGTAAAAATCTGATCCAGCAGTAACCTTGGATGATGTAGTAACAAAGAAAGGCAGCACTCACGTCATGTGGAAGTATTTTGGCTTCTAAGAGACAGACGTGCAACAAAAAAAGGTACTATGCAAGaccattgtgtgtttgttataaGTTGCAAgctaactgaaaaaaataataacgaTGGTATATCAATGTGGTAATGCTCCATCATGTTTTAAATCTATTACACAGCGAATACTGAACTGAAgcttgacttaaaaaaaatgcaaatcaaattGCAATCACAATATCGGTCAGAAAAATTGGATTAGAAATTAGATCTTTTTCCCAAATTGTTCAGCCCTAGTCAACACCTAAATGGTTGCATTCACTCGAGCACACACAAATCTGTTGTAGTTTAACcataaaaaaatggaaattcagctTCCATATATATAAACTCACTTTTTGTCCTGAAAGTTAACAATCAAAGACAAATTATATGAACTGACGCTATCTAGCAGTCAAAGTGCTGTTATAAATTATCATCTTTATTTgtacagtcaaaacaaaatagCAGATTCATTATCTCCACATCCCtttatgtatttacatttgtgaCCAATAAAATTATCTACCAAGACAACTTAATGTACAGATCCATAAGAGCTCTTTGGCAGGATTTGGTGTCATGAGTGAACATCGATTGAGGGAAATGGATAAAAACACAATCCTTGTCAGGACAGCATTAGTTGGACATAGATTAAGATGAAGAGGCTATCAGTTGAGTCTGTCCTCCTGAGTAAAGTTTTTCATGACATTACTTGTCACCTTATGTTGGAAAATTGGACTTAACCTTTCACACCAGTCCAAAAGTCTACATAATTTCCCACAGGATTAATGAAGAGAAGATATATGTCAGTACTTTCACAGACTCGCAGTGAATTTAATAAGAGTTTATCTAAACTGATCTGGCCACAGACTGCAGGTCAGTGTGAACCTAGTGACATTATGAACAACCAACATCTGATCAGTGCTGGTTGTAGTTCACCACCACAGTGTTGACATGCATTGTTCAGGTAGATTGTCCAGACATCACTTTATGTGCTCAGGCAGCCAGGTGAGCCCAGTCTCTTTACACCCTCCAGCCAGTCTCTCCTCTTCATTTCTTGATCTGTCTGGAGCCGTCCTTCCATCCTTCTTTCACCTCGTTCACAAATGTGTCTTTGACCTTCCGGAGGCGGCCGCCCATCTGCCCCAGGTCATCGGGCACCTTGCCGGCCTCCTCCCGGACCTGACGCAGCGTCTGGGACCGCATGACCCGCGCCGAGGCGTCCCGGCCGGCTATCTGAGCCTTAGTGATGGCGTAGGCCGTGATCTGGGCAGCCCTGCGAATCGGACGAGACTCTGCCAACTTCTCGACGACTTGGAGGTTGTTGAGGAGGTTAAATAACAACCGAGAGAGCATTTTGTTTCCCACTGACGCGTTAGCTTAGCCGGCTAGCAGTCCCGTCAAACTCCCGTGTTTCGGCCCTGTAAGACACCGACGTTCACCGTGAGTTAGCTGGAGGGATacagcagctaacattagcttctaCAGTCATGTGTGTTGGGGTTTTGGTgtaaatttaaataataatacataaaagTTGACTTACTTAAGCTGAGCCAGGTGACCGCTAGGTTTCAGACAGTGGGTGACACAACAGACTGTACAGCGGGGCTGAAGTTGGCTTCACATTCGACAgttaaagggaaactccaccaattttatgaaacaaggtgtgtttacaggtcaacaatataaagccttttgtggctccagaggaagctgcatgtagtgtgataatgctgcattccagttacatgggagaccactcgccgGAGTTGCTCTTACGCGAGAACGTGACGTCATTTCCTGGCTTGTAGCACAAATAGCGTTCCCGTTTGTCTCGCTACACGACAAGTCGGAAGAACATGGACGCCATCAGGGTAGTAGCAGgctagtcattgttattgttattgttagctacattagcctctttagcaaaccagctcgaaaacaaaactttacattgtattgcacgcacagcaagaccgtgcaatgcataaattggtgaccggattaaagcagcaatgtaatcaaatgtgtGAGAGCATTTAAAATCGACATTAAAACGACCAActtggtacaaatacaaagaaaatacatcaattacgggcgcagccatctttgtttgacgAGTCGTTTGTCTATCCTCGCTCAACTCGGTGTACTCTCAGGAGCACCGAGTCGGACAGTGGATATTCCGACTTCCACTcggcgagtggtctcccatgtaactggaatgcagcataatttgcctccagtgatgtcactcagtgactgagttgcattgtgggtaatgcaggcagCAGGTTtatgaaaagcagtccactgctctaacattgcactcctataacactgttggactcattgttacagtttaaaaacaaacgaTCAATAGATACAGAAGAACCAGATATCACCATTTtcattccacacattcttcttccttttttaaaaacatgatgcctacattacccacaatgcaacttagcttctgagtgacatcactggagacaattcTATCAgaatacatgcagcttcctcgggaactacaaaaggctttatactacttttttcacatatgcatttTGAAATTACCCTTTAAGAGGAACCTTAAGGGATAACAGGCctactgtttctctgtgtgtgtctctttttgtatatatttctttttttattaatttacacAGTGTGTCTTAGTCCTGATGAAGAATCATTACGTATGTGAtatatctttacatttttataccATAGACTGAAGGCTTTCCAAAACTGAAATGGGGGTTTAAACCATTTTTGGAGGCTCACATCTCAGGTGTAAAAGCCTACAGTGGGCTTTGGTGTAGGCCTACATGTATTCTAGAGGTGGACTGTAGTGGTGGAAGTACAGTTTCTCAAGTATCGTTCTTAAGTTCAATTTTTAGGGGCTTCCATTTtatgcttctttatacttcaaTTCTGCTACATCTCAAGGGGAAATGTTGTACTTCCTAGTACTCCActccatttatttgacagctgtaCCAGTCACAATTTAGATACAAATTTGACTCAATGGATAATACAACTAGCTATTAAATACTACACATTGCAAACCGATATGTAACGTATGTAGTCCTTTGTTACGATGATGGTATTATTGGTCAGTAATTCAATAGTTTTGTTCCTCCAGATTACACCCAGCTGAATATTTTATCTGTATCTATATTTATAGATTTGGAAGTCATCCAATTCTGCAAAGAAAGAAGTGTCACAGATGTGAAAAGAGGTTTTAAATGGTCTTAAGACTGTTACTATAATGACGAGCTCTTGTTTTACGTGTTTCGGTGGTGGAACAATAAAAATCATAAGATTAAGATTCCTATTAACGAAACGGCATCCTGGCCAATGTGAGGCTAACTTCAGCTACAGACGTTACAGGCAGTTTTCCGGACGTTTTTGCTGGTAACGCCAGCCGGCGATTAGTACTTCCGGGGTCTTCTCCATACGTACATCCGTTTTGGCGAACAGATTTCCCGTCTCATTTCCCTTATTCATCCCCCAAATTGGCTCTCTGGCCTCGGCGCTCGGTCTTCTCTAACTAACCCCTCCACAGCTGTGAAGTCAGGCTCGGCTGCAGGCATGAAGGTGTTCCTGTTGTTCGCCGTGACCGTGCTGTCTCTGAGCCCGGCGGCAGTGAGCGGAGCcgagaagaagaagctgcagaTCGGCATCAAGAAGCGGGTGGACAACTGCCCCATCAAGTCCCGCAAGGGAGACGTGCTGAACATGCACTACACGGGCAAGCTGGAGGACGGCACCGAGTTCGACAGCAGCATCCCCCGCGACAGACCCTTCACCTTCACCCTGGGCACCGGCCAGGTGATCAAAGGCTGGGACCAGGGCCTGCTGGGCATGTGCGAGGGCGAGAAGAGGAAGTTGGTCATCCCCGCCGAGCTGGGCTACGGAGAGCGGGGAGCTCCTCCGAAGATCCCCGGGGGAGCGACGCTCATCTTCGAAGTGGAGCTGCTGAGCATCGAGAGGAGATCCGAcctctgatgaagaggagacgGCGAAGAAGGCAACTTTCAAAACGTGAGTTATTAGAGATGTGTCACCTGGTCTCTGAGGGAAGGTTTGCTGTGAGGTGATCTGATGAAGCACAGAGTCATTATCAAACATGCACCATGTTGAGTGTTCAGTTCAGTATCAGCAACTAATACTCTACTTAGAGCTCACACATTGAGAAAAGGTAGAAAGTCAGCATTAACCTCAAGATTCTCATGAAACAAACCTCATTATGATTGTATTCATAGTCTGccataaattattaattaaccACAATcggtttttagtcatttttacaagtaaaaaagttaaaattctctgatttcagcttcttgaaacgtgaatattttctgtttccttaCTCCTTTGTGACAGCAAGCTGCATATCTAAACTACCTTCTGTGTTGCCATTTCTATTTTGAGAACTGATGCATGTCTGTTATCTAATTATTATATGCCTCCATGCTTAATGTTCACTGTTGCTGCTTCACATTAAGAGTATTGAACTTGTGGAGCACAGGATGGCTTTAATTTTGAAGAGATATGTCTACAAAAAAACGCCATGATGATGACGTTTCCAGCATTTTTGACAGCAGATGAGTTTTGGATATGCCAGTGAGAAGCCTGACTGCTGAACAGCTGCAGGCGACAGGAAACGAAAGAAAGAGTTATAGGTTATAAAAGTTGTGTTCTGAAACTGGTATCAGTATTAGATTTCAAAAGATACCCAGCCTGTATCAGAAGAAGCATCAACAGGTCAAATTAA
This window of the Pagrus major chromosome 11, Pma_NU_1.0 genome carries:
- the LOC141004522 gene encoding protein NCBP2AS2-like, coding for MLSRLLFNLLNNLQVVEKLAESRPIRRAAQITAYAITKAQIAGRDASARVMRSQTLRQVREEAGKVPDDLGQMGGRLRKVKDTFVNEVKEGWKDGSRQIKK
- the fkbp2 gene encoding peptidyl-prolyl cis-trans isomerase FKBP2: MKVFLLFAVTVLSLSPAAVSGAEKKKLQIGIKKRVDNCPIKSRKGDVLNMHYTGKLEDGTEFDSSIPRDRPFTFTLGTGQVIKGWDQGLLGMCEGEKRKLVIPAELGYGERGAPPKIPGGATLIFEVELLSIERRSDL